The genomic interval TGGTTGCACCGGACAGATAATTGCCAACCGCATTAGCCGCTAGCGCTTGCATGCCTTCGTTATTTATTCCTGCATCAAGCATTAACCCATTCATGGCGTTTTTTAAGGTGACGTTCATGAACGGCAAGTAGGCAAAAATAAACAGCAAAACAGGTAGGAAAATCCATAGGAAGGCATAGCTACCATGGTATTGTGGCATTGAATGTAGGGTTTGTGTGTTGCGCAAGGCGATTGCACGAGTGCGAGCAACCCAATACATCAACAAACCCACTATAAAGGCTAAACCCAACAGTTGAAGGTTAGATAAATTCATCGTTTCCCCGATTTAAGATCATTCGGTTTGACGCATTAAGGCGCCACAGTGTGCAGCGCCTTAATGATCCTATGATGGTCAGAATTATAACGCTTCTACTTTAGCGCGAATTTCTGCCAATTCATCACCAGACAGTGGTACTAAGCCCGCTTGTTTGAGATAGCCATTGCTGCCGCTGGCATCTTCAGTGAGGAAGGCTTCAGCATATTCTTTAACCCCAGGAATAACCCCAACGTGATCATTCTTGATGTAGAAGAATAATGGGCGTGATAACGGGTATTCACCGCTAGCAATCGCATCAAACGTTGGCGCTACGCCATCAATGCTACTGCCTTGCACTTTGTCGGTATTTTCTTCTAAGAAGCTATAGCCGAAAATACCTAAGGCAGCAGGGTTAGCGACCAGTTTGTTAACGATCAAATTGTCGTTTTCACCAGCTTCGATATAGGCACCATCTTCACGAATGCCATGACAAACCGCTTTATGATCGTCTTTTTCCATCGCTTTGATGAACTCAAACGTATCACAACCGCCTTCAAGTGCTAACTCAGCAAAGGCATCACGGGTACCAGAGCTTGGTGGTGGACCAAGAACTTCAATATTCTGGTTTGGTAAGCTCTCATCGATGTCTGACCATTTTTGATATGGGTTATCAACCAGGCTATCGCTACCATCAGGGTTAGGGACTTTTTTACCTAAAGCAAGGTAGAGTTGCTGTTCGTTGAGGTTGTATTGCTCAGCATCTTTGCTGTTAGCAATCACAATCCCATCATAACCGACTTTAACTTCGGTGATGCTCTCGATGCCATTTGCTGCACACGTGTCAATTTCGCTTTGTTTGATAGCGCGTGACGCGTTGGTGATATCCGGATGGCTTGGGCCAAGACCCGCACAGAATAATTTCAAGCCACCACCTGAACCAGTAGATTCAATTTTAGGGGCCTTAAAATCGCTGGTTTTACCAAAATGTTCAGCGACCAACGAGGCAAATGGGTAAACGGTTGAAGAACCCACAATGCTGATGTAATCACGGCTTGATTGTGCCTGAGCGCCAGTTGACACAGCGAGTGCTAAAACAGCGCTAGAGAGAACGATTTTTTTCATCATATGCTCCAAGTGTTATGAGTGAATTAAAGCTCGGAGATAAGTGTAGGGAGAAAATGTGTCCGTTTTGTGTCAAGAATAATGACTTTACTAACCACCTAAAAACGCACAAAATTCTATGGGTTTATGGGCAATGTGCCGCAGAACACGGATAAATATTGAGTTTTACCCAACGATGTTCCCCTGATTTTGGGTCAATTTCGGTGATTTTGGCACTGAGTTTTTTGTGGCGCTTGAATAGCGTATGTACGGCGTTGGCGTCTTCGCTGGGAATGTAGCCAATTTTATTATTTTGCCAATACACCATAATCGCTCGAGGATCATGAGCGTTGTTGGGCTCAACCACTAAATCCAGCGCATCACCACGCTCCATAAATTGCGCAATATCGTGTGCGCGGTAGTATTGCAACCCGGCAATCGGGACACGTTCAATCACTGCTTTAGGGTGTGGGCGAATCCAGTTGAGCAGAGTATTGAGCATGATAAGTTTCCTTACGGTACTATGATTGGCCTATGATAACAAAAACTCAGATGATGGTTCGACAATGAGCAAAAAAATTGCCTGTATTTATAGCGGGGGTACGATGGGTATGTTGCCTTCTGCACAAGGATTACAACCTGATGCGGGGTTTCCCGATCGGCTACGCGCCGCTTTATCTGCCCCTGAACTAGCGGTGATTTCCCTATCACCATTGATTGATAGCGCTTCAGCAACCCCTGAGCAATGGCAGCAATTAGCCGATACGGTGTGCGAACATCAAGCGGCGTATGATGGTTTTGTGATTATCCATGGTACCGATACGCTTGCTTATTCTGCTGCCGCAATGGCAAACATGCTTGAAGGATTTGGCAAACCCGTGGTGCTCACTGGCAGTCAATATCCTTTGGGTACACCAGAGAGTGATGCGCTGAATAATATGCGTGGCGCGCTAGCTGCGGCGCAGGATTCTCGCTCAACGGTAGGGGTGTTTTTCTATGATCGACTGATGGACGGAAAAAGTGTGCGCAAAGTTCATGCGCAATCGCCGCAGGCTTTTTGTAGTGTCAATAGCGAAGATTGGGCGCATTGGTGCGATGGGCAATTACACTGGTTGGAGAACCTAGGTGGAGCACGATCAATGAGTGCGTACCTGCAAAGGCATTGGCAAGGCTTTCAGTCTCAATCGGTAGCGATGCTCTGGATTACTCCAGATATGCCACAATCGGTGTTTATGCCGGTTTTGACCGACCCTACGATAAAGGCGCTGGTTTTGGTGAGCTTTGGTAGCGGTAACGTTCCTGAACGTACAGACCTTCAGCAAGCGTTAAGCAATGCCGTAGCGCGCGGCGTGCGTATTATCAACGTCACCCAATGCCTGGGTGGTCGCGTTGAACAGGATACTTATGCAGCCGGCGCTGCTTCATTGGGTGTTGAAAGTGGGGATTATTTAACCCCAGAGGCCGCCTTCGTACGCCTGCATATTGATTTAGCGAGTAATTCAATTCAATAGAGCATTAAAGCGCGTTACACTGAGTTGTGCTGTTAATGCTCTTGGTTGCGGATGATGGCGCGTAGGATAAACCGGCTGGGGAACAGGTAGGCAAGCAGCGATCGTGGCACAGGCAATGGGGCGTTGGTCAGTAGGGCGCTGATCAGTTCGGCATTAAGAAATGCGTAGGTGCATCCCTTAGACCCAAGCCCGGCATGAATCAATAGATTAGGGTGGTAGGTTAATGAGCGCTCAATCTTTTTTCCAGCATCCCAACGCCAGCCGTCATAATGATATTCCGCGCTAGCGCTGGTTGCGATTGGCCCAACCAGTGGGAGATAATCACGTGTTCCGCCACGTACACCAACAAAATTGCCGATTTGCTCGCTCGCAACATCAGACCATGTGCTTTCTAAAAACGCACGATTGGCCGCATCATCCGCATCGCGAGGCTGATGATCAATGTCATACACGCCAAAGCTCGCCCCACAATACACGCGCCCGTTTTTCGCATCAGGAATAATCGTTTTATGACTGCAATGAATAAACGATGGGCTGTTAGCACTCTGATAAAGTGTCCCTTGACCACGAATCGCTCTGATGCCCTCAGCAACTGCTGGCTCAGGAAAGAGTGTTTTCTGCCAGCCGGTGCATAAAACCACGTGCGTGAAGCGCATATTATCGATGACCCAAGCATCAACATCGCGGTTTAACGCGTTCACTGCGTGATTTTTTTGGGTAATCAAAGGGTGGTCGAGTAACGCTTCACACAGCTGTGGTAGATCAATGGTGCCGCCGCGTGAAAACACGAGGTTATCACACGCATCGCTATGCCATTCGTCCCTATTTAATAATTGCTGGGCGATTAAGTTTTGATGTTTGCGCCGTTCGTGGTCGTTGGTGGCCGTACGCACGATGGGTAGCGGTTGATAAACAGATTTATCCTGATGCGCAAATTGCTGATAATAGCGCATCGCCGTATGCCAGGCAGTGAGTTGGTAGCGGCGTTGTGGGGTGTCTTCACGTCCTGGTTGCAGGTAGGGTACCGCAAGTGGTACATCACTGGCAGACGGGTGCAGTGTGTTATCAGCAAATACGGTTACGGGAATACCTGCTCGAGCGAGCGCTTGGGCGGTGGTCGCGCCTGCAATCCCAGCGCCAATAACAGCGACCTGTTTATCTGCATAATCTGCAGGCATATCTGTCCAGTGCGGCGGTGCGCACTTTGGTGCATTACATGAGCCACGCAACATATCGCGCTTACGGGCAAATCCACGGGCTTTTTCGATCGTAAACCCTGCGGCTTGTAAAGCCTCACGTACCACTCTTGCCGCACTAAAGGTTGCAAAGGTGGTTTGTGTATGGCTACAGCGAGAAAGTTCGTTACATAAGTTTTGCGACCAGCAGTCAGGGTTACGACTGGGGGCAAAACCATCTAAAAACCACGCATCAATTTGTGCGTGCAGTTCCGGTAACGTTTCTTTTACATCGCCGAGGATTAAGGTGAGGGTGATGCGTGGGTGCAGGCGGATTTGATGCCAGCCCGGATGATTGTGTGGGTATTGTGCGTATAAAGCGGCACGGCACTCGGCTAAATCCCATTCCTGCTGTACGGCTTTAAGGTCTTCTAAACACCAAGGATGCTTTTCAAAGCTGACATAATGCAAGCGTGCTGAGGTAGGCGCATGAGACAAAAAATGCGCAGCAGTGTTAAAGAGGTTGAGACCACTGCCAAAACCAATTTCGCCAATCACAAAAGGGTTTTGCTTCTGCCAAGCGGCAAAGCGTTCGCACAGATTATTTGCGTGAATAAAGGTATGGGTGCTTTCTGCCCATCCGTCATCTGGCTGATAAAAAATATCGTCGAATCTCTCACTATAAGGAGACCCATTGCGCCAATGAATGTTGGCGTACTCTAACAGCGCCATCAGGCTATATAATCTTGAATACTTTCTGCGTAGGCCTGTACTAGATCAGCGATACTGGCTTGTTCATTGACTGTGCTGGCAGACACACTCAATACCCGCCAATCAGGATGCCTTTCAAACAGATGATGTAATACCACATCGCGTTCACGATAGTCGCTACGCAGGTTGTGATAAAGTGGTGTCGGTAGATGGCGCATGGGTAAAGCCGAAAAATGATTACTGCGCTGTGAGTTTGTTTCAGGGGTGCGAATAATGTGTGCACGTTGCTCATCCGATAGCCCAGCATCAGTGCAAGCGAGCCAGGGTCGATCGATCATTACCCCTTGTGCGCCCGCAATGAGCGCCGCAACCACATCTTGCGCTTGCGGAAAATCGCCCCAAACGACGATTGGTCGATGGATATACTGACGCACCTGACTAAGTAAGGTGAGCGCAGGTTGTGCTGGTTCTGATAATGCGTTGTTAAAGCGGTAATGGATGCCACCGGCTTCGGTGCCTTGTAGGACAATGGTATGAATGCCAAAATCTTGCGCGACAATCGCTTCACTGACGCTGTGGCAGATCGCAAAGGTGTTAATGCCTGCTTGATGAATCGTTTGCAGGGTTTCGCGTTCAGGAACCCCGCGAGCGAAACCAATCGCACGTGGCTTATAATCGATGGCTAATTCAAGCAAATCCTGAAATGCCGCACCTTCAGGAATTGGAGAATAAGACACACCAAGCTGGTCATAAATGTGTCGTGCAGCGTCTTCGTTGATCTCTACAGAGGTGGTTTCAGGAAGCGCATGGGTAAAGCAAAAAGCTGGTGCCTGATGGTTTTCCTGGTACGCATCAAGTGCTGCATCGAGGCTATCGAATGTGCTCTGTGGGCCTAGCGGGATCATACCTAGCGCACCTGCTGCGCTAATGTGACCAGCAGCATGGGCATTAATTAAATCAAACGGTAGCGGCGCTTGCCATAATGGGCTTTTAAGCGCGAGTTGTTCCATTAAAGGGTTATTCATAGTCCTGATCACACTATCCTACTCATATATACAATGCATTATAACGATTGATGGGCAATGCGGCTAGCCATGAACGCGTAACAAGAGGATAAAAGATGGATCTGCTTAGATATTGAATTGCTACTTGGCATTAGCGTGTTGAACAACGATAATAGAGTTTTTGATCAATCGAATGGGAGCGCGAATGCAGCAAAGTTCTGTAGCGCTGTTTCGCACACAGTGGCCGTTAATGGGGCGGATTTTTTTGCTCGGAATGATGAGTGGCTATCCGCAAATTTTTGTTTTTTCTTTAGTTGCTGTCTGGCTTAAAGACGCTGGGTATTCATTGAGCGCCATCACAGCATTTGGCGCAATCAGCTTATTTTATGCTTTTAACTGGACGCTTGCGCCACTACTTGATCGCTATCGTGCGCTAGGGTTAGACCGTAGACGTTTTTGGTTGATCAGTATGCAAGCGATCATGTTGCTTGCGTGTTTGGTGGCAGCGATGGTTAATGCACAAGCGGCATTGTGGGCCTTGGTTGTCGCAACCCTGATATTGACCTTTTGTTCGGCGCTGCAAGATGTCGCTATTGATGCGCTGCGAATCGAGCTCACTCCGAAAGACCGTAACGATTTACTGTCCATGGGGGCGGGGTTTGCAACCGCTGGCTGGTATACCGGTTTTAGTCTTGGCGGTGCATTAGGTCTTGAGATTGTCGATGCGTTAAAGCAACAAGCGGTGCCGGTTGAGCTTGCTTGGCGTCAAGTCTATCTATATATGAGCGGCTTTTTTGTTTTAGCGATGATCCTATCTTGGCGGCTTTATCGCCCATCAAAACAGGCATCAGATGAGTTTGGTGTTGATCCGCAAACCGAGCAATTTGCCGATATAAAACAGTGGTTCCAGTCGGTCTTCCTTCGCCCATTTAAAGCGCTATTTTCCAGTCATGGGGTTCAATTTGCCTTGATGTTGCTGCTGTTTGTATTTTTATTCAAATTAGGCGAAGCATTTTTAGGGCGCACAGCGATTGTATTTTATAAAGATATTGGCTTTAGCGACAGCGAAATTAGCCGCTATGGCAAGATCATCGGCTGGGTGGTGATGATGGTGCTGTCGATGTTTAGCGGGGTGATTGCTGCTCGGATGGGGAGCTGGAAGGCATTAATGTTTGGCGGGATCGCTATGGCGGCAACGAATGTGTTGTTTGCTGTGCTTGCTTGGATAGGGCCCAAAACGTGGTTTTTAGCTTTTAGTGTGGTTGCTGATCAAATCACCACCGCATTTGCCACCGTTGCTTTTGTGGTGTTTATCTCAACGTTGTGCACGGATCGGCGTTTTACCGGCACACAATACGCGTTACTCGCCTCGTTAGCGAGTTTTTCGCGCATGCTACTGGCCTCATCGAGTGGCTATGTTAAGGAACACTGGCTGAATGATAGCTGGGTGTTATTTTTTATCATCACCGCGCTGATGGTCATCCCATCTCTGGTATTATTGTATTTTATGCGTGATCGGGTCGTCTCGATTGAGCGCCCTGGTGATTCTTAAGTTAAGGAGATTAGGCTGTGAGTGAGCAACCACAAGATCAAACGTGTCATGTGCTGATGATTGGTTCGGACATGGAATGGATGCACGCCTATACCAAAGCGCTACAGCGCTACTATATTGTTGAAGAACGCCATACGCATCGGCTGTGGCCCATTGAAGCGATGCTCAAAGAGCAAAAGCCGGATGTGATTCTTTTGCTGCAAGGAGCGGAGCTACCTAAAATGGATGCGCTGCGCCCAATATTGAAATCTTATAAACCCAGTATTCCCGTCATTGGCGTGGTGGGCGAGGATGAGCATTTAGATGTGATAATGCAAAGTGGGGTTAACTTTGCGATCGGTCATCAGGATCTACTCACCGCAGTACGCTATACGCAAACGCTGATGCGTTATAACACACAGCAATCACAATATCTCGAAACAGATAGCAAATGTCTAGCGGTTGAAAAGCTGTATAAGAATATCTATTCGCACTCCCCAGATCCCATTTGTTATGTACAAGATGGTTTGTTCATTGATGCTAATACATCTTTCCTTAATACCTTTAAATACCGCGATTTTTCCGAGCTTGAAGCGCTGACCTTGCTCAACTTGGTTGCGCCAAAGTCTGAAGGTAAAGTTCGTGAATTGCTTAAACAAGCGCATGAAAAAAATCATGTTCCCGTAGAAACGCTGTTAATGACTGATCGTGAAGGGACAAATTTTGAATTACGCTGTCGAACGTTAAAAGTGGATTATTTCGATCAGCCGACTGTGCAACTTCATTTTCGCGCTATGGATGCAAGCGGTGGTGGGTCAGCGACCGATCCGACCACCAACCTGCTCGGTTTATCGGCCCTCGTACAAGTGTTGCGTAATGAACAAAAACAGGGTGGTCGCTCAGAATTAGGCTGTTGGATTCATTTACTCGTCGATAATTATCGTGAAGTCTGGCAAAAAGATGGCTTTGAAGCGGCTGAAATCCTTTTGAGTTCGGTGGTTGAAGGCATCAACCGATTTTTACCCGCCAATACGATGACGATTCGCCATGGTGATGACGCGCTGATTATGTGGGCACGCAATGATAGTCATGAAACGCTTCCACGCCTAGAAATGTTAATCCAAGAGCTTTCTAAGATTGTCCCAGAAGGTATCGGTCGCTTGGTTCACCCTGTGCTCTATGCGGGTTTAGAAACCATTTACAGCGATACCGCTTATCAAACCTTGCTGACTCGTGCTTTTCGCGGTGCGCGCTCATTATCGATGACCCAAAGTACGACTAAGATTGCTGAAGGCAGCACGGGAGAACGTACACGTAAAGATGAGCGTCGGGTGGCTATGGTGCAAAAAATCATCGATGATCAACGTATTTTGCTGCATTATCAACCAATTACCGCACTGGAGCCGGATGGGGTAATACGTTTTGCTGATCGGCTCGCCTTAGCGTACAGCGCTGAGGATGATGAAGAAACTGAGATAGAAAGTGTATTAAGTATTGCAGAGCGCTATAGCTTGAGTGATCAAATTGATCGCATGAAAATCAATACGTTCTTGCAAGACTTGCTGTCCTATGAAGGTGATCAAAAAGCGGTTAATGCGTTTATCGGGTTGAGCGCAGCGTCTTTAGCGGATACTGAGTTTGCTAGCTGGATATTAAGTCAGCTTAAGCAAACCGGCATTAGTCCAGAACAGATG from Suttonella sp. R2A3 carries:
- a CDS encoding nitronate monooxygenase encodes the protein MNNPLMEQLALKSPLWQAPLPFDLINAHAAGHISAAGALGMIPLGPQSTFDSLDAALDAYQENHQAPAFCFTHALPETTSVEINEDAARHIYDQLGVSYSPIPEGAAFQDLLELAIDYKPRAIGFARGVPERETLQTIHQAGINTFAICHSVSEAIVAQDFGIHTIVLQGTEAGGIHYRFNNALSEPAQPALTLLSQVRQYIHRPIVVWGDFPQAQDVVAALIAGAQGVMIDRPWLACTDAGLSDEQRAHIIRTPETNSQRSNHFSALPMRHLPTPLYHNLRSDYRERDVVLHHLFERHPDWRVLSVSASTVNEQASIADLVQAYAESIQDYIA
- a CDS encoding HIRAN domain-containing protein, producing the protein MLNTLLNWIRPHPKAVIERVPIAGLQYYRAHDIAQFMERGDALDLVVEPNNAHDPRAIMVYWQNNKIGYIPSEDANAVHTLFKRHKKLSAKITEIDPKSGEHRWVKLNIYPCSAAHCP
- a CDS encoding EAL domain-containing protein, whose translation is MSEQPQDQTCHVLMIGSDMEWMHAYTKALQRYYIVEERHTHRLWPIEAMLKEQKPDVILLLQGAELPKMDALRPILKSYKPSIPVIGVVGEDEHLDVIMQSGVNFAIGHQDLLTAVRYTQTLMRYNTQQSQYLETDSKCLAVEKLYKNIYSHSPDPICYVQDGLFIDANTSFLNTFKYRDFSELEALTLLNLVAPKSEGKVRELLKQAHEKNHVPVETLLMTDREGTNFELRCRTLKVDYFDQPTVQLHFRAMDASGGGSATDPTTNLLGLSALVQVLRNEQKQGGRSELGCWIHLLVDNYREVWQKDGFEAAEILLSSVVEGINRFLPANTMTIRHGDDALIMWARNDSHETLPRLEMLIQELSKIVPEGIGRLVHPVLYAGLETIYSDTAYQTLLTRAFRGARSLSMTQSTTKIAEGSTGERTRKDERRVAMVQKIIDDQRILLHYQPITALEPDGVIRFADRLALAYSAEDDEETEIESVLSIAERYSLSDQIDRMKINTFLQDLLSYEGDQKAVNAFIGLSAASLADTEFASWILSQLKQTGISPEQMVFEISLDAAVNAFSGSLIFTKKMVKAGARIALSNIARLDDEVLELLQHVKPQVIKLDMREIDTFEDEEEERFMQAVKTWAEKAGAMIIVDHMESPAQLSHVWPYDLQYLQGDGMVGPIEDFTFNFDEPLF
- a CDS encoding MFS transporter; this translates as MQQSSVALFRTQWPLMGRIFLLGMMSGYPQIFVFSLVAVWLKDAGYSLSAITAFGAISLFYAFNWTLAPLLDRYRALGLDRRRFWLISMQAIMLLACLVAAMVNAQAALWALVVATLILTFCSALQDVAIDALRIELTPKDRNDLLSMGAGFATAGWYTGFSLGGALGLEIVDALKQQAVPVELAWRQVYLYMSGFFVLAMILSWRLYRPSKQASDEFGVDPQTEQFADIKQWFQSVFLRPFKALFSSHGVQFALMLLLFVFLFKLGEAFLGRTAIVFYKDIGFSDSEISRYGKIIGWVVMMVLSMFSGVIAARMGSWKALMFGGIAMAATNVLFAVLAWIGPKTWFLAFSVVADQITTAFATVAFVVFISTLCTDRRFTGTQYALLASLASFSRMLLASSSGYVKEHWLNDSWVLFFIITALMVIPSLVLLYFMRDRVVSIERPGDS
- a CDS encoding asparaginase, coding for MSKKIACIYSGGTMGMLPSAQGLQPDAGFPDRLRAALSAPELAVISLSPLIDSASATPEQWQQLADTVCEHQAAYDGFVIIHGTDTLAYSAAAMANMLEGFGKPVVLTGSQYPLGTPESDALNNMRGALAAAQDSRSTVGVFFYDRLMDGKSVRKVHAQSPQAFCSVNSEDWAHWCDGQLHWLENLGGARSMSAYLQRHWQGFQSQSVAMLWITPDMPQSVFMPVLTDPTIKALVLVSFGSGNVPERTDLQQALSNAVARGVRIINVTQCLGGRVEQDTYAAGAASLGVESGDYLTPEAAFVRLHIDLASNSIQ
- a CDS encoding substrate-binding domain-containing protein translates to MKKIVLSSAVLALAVSTGAQAQSSRDYISIVGSSTVYPFASLVAEHFGKTSDFKAPKIESTGSGGGLKLFCAGLGPSHPDITNASRAIKQSEIDTCAANGIESITEVKVGYDGIVIANSKDAEQYNLNEQQLYLALGKKVPNPDGSDSLVDNPYQKWSDIDESLPNQNIEVLGPPPSSGTRDAFAELALEGGCDTFEFIKAMEKDDHKAVCHGIREDGAYIEAGENDNLIVNKLVANPAALGIFGYSFLEENTDKVQGSSIDGVAPTFDAIASGEYPLSRPLFFYIKNDHVGVIPGVKEYAEAFLTEDASGSNGYLKQAGLVPLSGDELAEIRAKVEAL
- the mnmC gene encoding bifunctional tRNA (5-methylaminomethyl-2-thiouridine)(34)-methyltransferase MnmD/FAD-dependent 5-carboxymethylaminomethyl-2-thiouridine(34) oxidoreductase MnmC, producing MALLEYANIHWRNGSPYSERFDDIFYQPDDGWAESTHTFIHANNLCERFAAWQKQNPFVIGEIGFGSGLNLFNTAAHFLSHAPTSARLHYVSFEKHPWCLEDLKAVQQEWDLAECRAALYAQYPHNHPGWHQIRLHPRITLTLILGDVKETLPELHAQIDAWFLDGFAPSRNPDCWSQNLCNELSRCSHTQTTFATFSAARVVREALQAAGFTIEKARGFARKRDMLRGSCNAPKCAPPHWTDMPADYADKQVAVIGAGIAGATTAQALARAGIPVTVFADNTLHPSASDVPLAVPYLQPGREDTPQRRYQLTAWHTAMRYYQQFAHQDKSVYQPLPIVRTATNDHERRKHQNLIAQQLLNRDEWHSDACDNLVFSRGGTIDLPQLCEALLDHPLITQKNHAVNALNRDVDAWVIDNMRFTHVVLCTGWQKTLFPEPAVAEGIRAIRGQGTLYQSANSPSFIHCSHKTIIPDAKNGRVYCGASFGVYDIDHQPRDADDAANRAFLESTWSDVASEQIGNFVGVRGGTRDYLPLVGPIATSASAEYHYDGWRWDAGKKIERSLTYHPNLLIHAGLGSKGCTYAFLNAELISALLTNAPLPVPRSLLAYLFPSRFILRAIIRNQEH